Proteins found in one Thermosinus carboxydivorans Nor1 genomic segment:
- a CDS encoding 3-isopropylmalate dehydratase large subunit yields the protein MGMTMAEKIIARAANKRQVKPGEFVWANVDTAMMDDLLGPRVVIAEHIKRLGDQIWDKEKVVIISDHYSPAANITQAEILQFTRNWAKEYGINKYYEGLGPCHQVLAEKGFDIPGTLMVGTDSHTTTAGAFGCFGTGIGSTEMLGVLVSGQIWLRVPETMLFVWHGKLQQGVYAKDIILRTIKEIGQAGATYKVMEFAGSCIENLSVDERMTIANMAVEAGAKTGLMAPDDKVFAYLESIGAPKGTPLYSDPDAEYAQKFEFNADTLVPQIALPHEVDKVVDITEAEGEVIHQAYLGSCTNGRYPDLVEAAKILKGRKVHPDVRLLVSPASRSIYHRAVREGIIEILSDAGAMILAPSCGACLGLHSGILARGERAISSTNRNFVGRMGHKEAEIFLASPASVAAAAIEGKITDPRKFL from the coding sequence AATCATTGCCAGGGCGGCCAATAAACGCCAAGTTAAGCCCGGCGAATTCGTTTGGGCCAATGTGGACACCGCCATGATGGATGACTTGCTGGGTCCGCGGGTAGTCATCGCCGAGCATATTAAAAGACTGGGCGATCAAATCTGGGATAAAGAAAAAGTAGTTATTATTTCCGACCATTATTCGCCGGCCGCCAACATTACGCAGGCAGAAATTTTACAGTTTACCCGCAATTGGGCCAAGGAATACGGTATCAATAAGTACTACGAAGGGCTTGGCCCCTGTCATCAGGTTTTGGCAGAAAAAGGCTTTGATATCCCTGGGACACTGATGGTCGGAACGGATTCCCATACTACGACCGCCGGGGCTTTCGGCTGTTTTGGGACGGGTATCGGTTCCACAGAAATGTTGGGCGTGCTGGTTTCCGGACAGATCTGGCTGCGCGTTCCGGAAACAATGCTATTCGTCTGGCACGGCAAACTGCAACAAGGCGTCTACGCCAAAGATATTATCCTCCGGACGATCAAGGAAATCGGCCAAGCCGGAGCAACTTACAAAGTTATGGAATTTGCCGGCAGCTGTATCGAAAATCTCTCGGTCGACGAGCGGATGACCATTGCAAATATGGCCGTTGAAGCAGGCGCTAAAACAGGTTTAATGGCGCCGGACGACAAGGTCTTCGCCTATTTGGAAAGCATCGGCGCGCCGAAAGGCACGCCGCTGTACAGCGACCCCGACGCTGAATACGCGCAGAAATTTGAGTTTAACGCCGATACGTTGGTCCCACAGATTGCCCTTCCCCACGAAGTGGACAAAGTAGTAGACATCACCGAGGCCGAAGGCGAAGTCATTCATCAAGCCTATCTTGGTTCTTGCACCAACGGCCGATACCCGGACCTTGTCGAAGCGGCCAAGATCCTAAAAGGGCGAAAAGTCCATCCTGATGTGCGGCTATTGGTATCGCCGGCGTCGCGGTCAATTTATCATCGCGCCGTCCGCGAGGGAATTATCGAAATTCTGTCCGATGCCGGCGCCATGATTTTGGCCCCAAGCTGCGGCGCCTGCCTGGGACTCCACAGCGGCATCCTCGCCCGGGGCGAGCGGGCTATCTCGTCCACCAACCGGAACTTTGTCGGCCGCATGGGGCATAAAGAAGCAGAAATCTTCCTGGCCTCTCCTGCCTCGGTAGCGGCGGCCGCCATTGAAGGCAAAATTACTGATCCGCGGAAATTCTTATAG
- a CDS encoding 3-isopropylmalate dehydratase small subunit, with protein sequence MKILQGNVLKYGDNINTDLISPPQYLEKSLEIIAQHAMEGIDEQFTKKIKPGDILVAGANFGPGSSRETAPIALKMAGVGAIVAKFFARIFYRNAINIGLPVLECQEVDRIRDGDTIAINLQTGEIANKTTGETYKATPLSEPVMEILSAGGLIPYLEKKYGRDFVDYKMEKY encoded by the coding sequence ATGAAAATCTTACAGGGCAATGTCCTCAAGTACGGTGACAATATTAATACCGACCTTATTTCCCCTCCTCAGTACCTTGAAAAGTCACTGGAAATTATCGCCCAGCATGCCATGGAAGGCATCGACGAACAATTCACCAAAAAAATCAAACCCGGTGATATTCTCGTAGCTGGCGCCAACTTTGGCCCGGGTTCCAGCCGGGAAACAGCGCCCATTGCGCTAAAAATGGCCGGCGTTGGCGCCATCGTGGCCAAATTTTTTGCCCGCATCTTTTACCGTAACGCTATCAACATTGGTCTTCCCGTACTGGAATGTCAAGAAGTAGACCGCATCCGCGACGGTGACACGATCGCCATAAACCTGCAAACCGGCGAAATTGCTAACAAGACCACCGGCGAAACCTATAAGGCTACCCCGCTGTCGGAACCGGTCATGGAAATTCTTTCGGCCGGTGGTCTCATTCCTTACCTTGAAAAAAAGTATGGCCGTGACTTCGTCGACTATAAGATGGAAAAATACTAG